In Kwoniella pini CBS 10737 chromosome 4, complete sequence, one DNA window encodes the following:
- a CDS encoding protein-L-isoaspartate O-methyltransferase, with protein MAWMSSGKSNEDLIDKMVKNGLINSPQIAEAMRKVDRKNYVPDQSYAYEDSPQRIGFGATISAPHMHAHACENLLSFLPIVNSPHTGAILDVGSGSGYLTAVLHRLAPTATIVGIDHIQGLVDQSIKNLQKDEIPLASDTDKSGVFMICGDGRKGSPRHAPFSVIHVGAAAPQIPEALIDQLAKPGRMFIPVGEGSQDIWQIDKSESGEVHKKKLFGVMYVPLTDAEKQWKTEL; from the exons ATGGCGTGGATGTCGAGTGGCAAGAGTAATGAGGAT CTGATCGATAAAATGGTTAAGAATGGATTGATCAATTCACCTCAAATAGCAGAG GCAATGCGGAAAGTGGACAGGAAGAACTATGTCCCAGACCAGTCTTATGCATATGAGGACTCGCCCCA ACGGATTGGCTTCGGCGCAACTATATCTGCACCACACATGCACGCACATGCATGTGAAAATTTGTTATCTTTTTTGCCTATTGTTAATTCACCTCATACAGGAGCTATCTTAGACGTAGGTAGTGGATCAGGATATC TCACCGCAGTGCTTCATCGTTTAGCACCGACCGCTACTATAGTGGGTATAGATCATATTCAAGGATTAGtagatcaatcaataaaGAACCTacaaaaagatgaaataccCCTTGCCTCTGACACAGACAAGAGTGGGGTTTTCATGATCTGTGGAGATGGAAGGAAAGGGTCACCTAGACATGCTCCATTCAGTGTGATTCATGTAGGAGCTGCTGCTCCGCAAATACCCGAAGCACTGATCGATCAG CTTGCTAAACCAGGTCGAATGTTCATACCTGTCGGCGAAGGTTCTCAAG ATATTTGGCAGATTGACAAATCGGAATCGGGAGAAGTGCACAAAAAGAAACTGTTCGGCGTGATG TATGTTCCTCTGACAGACGCGGAAAAGCAATGGAAGACTGAGTTGTAG
- a CDS encoding 60S ribosomal protein uL16 gives MGRRPARCYRYCKNKPFPKSRYNRGVPDPKIRIFDLGRKRASVDDFPFCCHLVSDEYEQLSSEALEAARICANKYIVKTAGKEAFHMRVRVHPFHVIRINKMLSCAGADRLQQGMRGAWGKPYGSVARVNIGQVLISIRCKDSNRAVIIEALRRARYKFPGRQKIIVSKKWGFTPLDRADYEAIKSQKQVVNDGAYVQFLKPKGNLLQNLRTAQRA, from the exons ATGGGTAGACGACCAGCTAGATGTTACAGATACTGTAAAAACAAGCC TTTCCCTAAATCTCGATACAACCGAGGTGTACCCGATCCTAAGATTAGAATCTTCGATTTGGGTAGAAAGAGAGCTTCAGTCGATGATTTCCCATTCTGTTGTCATTTAGTCTCTGACGAATATGAACAACTTTCATCTGAAGCTCTTGAAGCTGCACGAATTTGTGCTAACAAGTACATCGTCAAAACTGCtggtaaagaagctttCCACATGAGAGTTAGAGTTCACCCTTTCCACGTTATCCGAATCAACAAGATGTTGTCATGTGCCGGTGCGGATAG ATTGCAACAAGGTATGAGAGGAGCTTGGGGTAAACCATACGGTTCCGTCGCTCGAGTCAACAT TGGTCAAGTTTTGATCTCTATCAGATGTAAAGATTCCAACAGAGCCGTTATCATTGAAGCTCTCCGAAGAGCTCGATACAAGTTCCCAGGAAGACAAAAGATCATCGTTTCCAAGAAATGGGGTTTCACTCCTCTTGATAGAGCCGATTACGAAGCTATCAAATCTCAAAAACAAGTTGTTAACGATGGTGCTTACGTACAATTCCTTAAACCAAAGGGTAACCTCCTTCAAAACCTCCGAACTGCTCAAAGAGCTTAA